In Homo sapiens chromosome 19 genomic patch of type NOVEL, GRCh38.p14 PATCHES HSCHR19KIR_502960008-1_CTG3_1, a genomic segment contains:
- the KIR2DS4 gene encoding killer cell immunoglobulin-like receptor 2DS4 isoform 3 precursor (isoform 3 precursor is encoded by transcript variant 3; The RefSeq protein has 2 substitutions compared to this genomic sequence), with protein sequence MSLMVIIMACVGFFLLQGAWPQEGVHRKPSFLALPGHLVKSEETVILQCWSDVMFEHFLLHREGKFNNTLHLIGEHHDGVSKANFSIGPMMPVLAGTYRCYGSVPHSPYQLSAPSDPLDMVIIGLYEKPSLSAQPGPTVQAGENVTLSCSSIYPGKGRPMNVGSLQCAASTEHSRPTFLWALPPTEGPTDASALSVTLPTSGQTRVIHCLFPSQVTPDTYMF encoded by the exons ATGTCGCTCATGGTCATCATCATGGCGTGTGTTG GGTTCTTCTTGCTGCAGGGGGCCTGGCCACAGGAGG AAGTCCACAGAAAACCTTCCTTCCTGGCCCTCCCAGGTCACCTGGTGAAATCAGAAGAGACAGTCATCCTGCAATGTTGGTCGGATGTCATGTTTGAGCACTTCCTTCTGCACAGAGAGGGGAAGTTTAACAACACTTTGCACCTCATTGGAGAGCACCATGATGGGGTTTCCAAGGCCAACTTCTCCATTGGTCCCATGATGCCTGTCCTTGCAGGAACCTACAGATGCTACGGTTCTGTTACTCACTCCCCCTATCAGTTGTCAGCTCCCAGTGACCCTCTGGACATGGTGATCATAG GTCTATATGAGAAACCTTCTCTCTCAGCCCAGCCGGGCCCCACGGTTCAGGCAGGAGAGAATGTGACCTTGTCCTGCAGCTCCATCTATCCAGGGAAGGGGAGGCCCATGAACGTAGGCTCCCTGCAGTGCGCAGCATCAACGGAACATTCCAGGCCGACTTTCCTCTGGGCCCTGCCACCCACGGAGGGACCTACAGATGCTTCGGCTCTTTCCGTGACGCTCCCTACGAGTGGTCAAACTCGAGTGATCCACTGCTTGTTTCcgtcacag GTAACCCCAGACACCTACATGTTCTGA
- the KIR2DS4 gene encoding killer cell immunoglobulin-like receptor 2DS4 isoform 2 precursor (isoform 2 precursor is encoded by transcript variant 2 (KIR2DS4*003 allele); The RefSeq protein has 2 substitutions compared to this genomic sequence), with protein sequence MSLMVIIMACVGFFLLQGAWPQEGVHRKPSFLALPGHLVKSEETVILQCWSDVMFEHFLLHREGKFNNTLHLIGEHHDGVSKANFSIGPMMPVLAGTYRCYGSVPHSPYQLSAPSDPLDMVIIGLYEKPSLSAQPGPTVQAGENVTLSCSSIYPGKGRPMNVGSLQCAASTEHSRPTFLWALPPTEGPTDASALSVTLPTSGQTRVIHCLFPSQETLQIVGLHPLNQAPKPVTPDTYMF encoded by the exons ATGTCGCTCATGGTCATCATCATGGCGTGTGTTG GGTTCTTCTTGCTGCAGGGGGCCTGGCCACAGGAGG AAGTCCACAGAAAACCTTCCTTCCTGGCCCTCCCAGGTCACCTGGTGAAATCAGAAGAGACAGTCATCCTGCAATGTTGGTCGGATGTCATGTTTGAGCACTTCCTTCTGCACAGAGAGGGGAAGTTTAACAACACTTTGCACCTCATTGGAGAGCACCATGATGGGGTTTCCAAGGCCAACTTCTCCATTGGTCCCATGATGCCTGTCCTTGCAGGAACCTACAGATGCTACGGTTCTGTTACTCACTCCCCCTATCAGTTGTCAGCTCCCAGTGACCCTCTGGACATGGTGATCATAG GTCTATATGAGAAACCTTCTCTCTCAGCCCAGCCGGGCCCCACGGTTCAGGCAGGAGAGAATGTGACCTTGTCCTGCAGCTCCATCTATCCAGGGAAGGGGAGGCCCATGAACGTAGGCTCCCTGCAGTGCGCAGCATCAACGGAACATTCCAGGCCGACTTTCCTCTGGGCCCTGCCACCCACGGAGGGACCTACAGATGCTTCGGCTCTTTCCGTGACGCTCCCTACGAGTGGTCAAACTCGAGTGATCCACTGCTTGTTTCcgtcacag GAAACCCTTCAAATAGTTGGCCTTCACCCACTGAACCAAGCTCCAAAACCG GTAACCCCAGACACCTACATGTTCTGA
- the KIR3DL1 gene encoding killer cell immunoglobulin-like receptor 3DL1 isoform 2 precursor (isoform 2 precursor is encoded by transcript variant 2 (alternate allele); The RefSeq protein has 7 substitutions compared to this genomic sequence) — protein MLLMVVSMACVGFFLVQRAGPHVGGQDKPFLSAWPSAVVPRGGHVTLRCHYRHRFNNFMLYKEDRIHVPIFHGRLFQESFNMSPVTTAHAGNYTCRGSHPHSPTGWSAPSNPVVIMVTGNHRKPSLLAHPGPLVKSGERVILQCWSDIMFEHFFLHKEGISKDPSRLVGQIHDGVSKANFSIGPMMLALAGTYRCYGSVTHTPYQLSAPSDPLDIVVTGPYEKPSLSAQPGPKVQAGESVTLSCSSRSSYDMYHLSREGGAHERRLPAVRKVNRTFQADFPLGPATHGGTYRCFGSFRHSPYEWSDPSDPLLVSVTGNPSSSWPSPTEPSSKSGNPRHLHILIGTSVVIILFILLLFFLLHLWCSNKKNAAVMDQEPAGNRTANSEDSDEQDPEEVTYAQLDHCVFTQRKITRPSQRPKTPPTDTILYTELPNAKPRSKVVSCP, from the exons ATGTCGCTCATGGTCGTCAGCATGGCGTGTGTTG GGTTGTTCTTGGTCCAGAGGGCCGGTCCACACATGG GTGGTCAGGACAAACCCTTCCTGTCTGCCTGGCCCAGCGCTGTGGTGCCTCGAGGAGGACACGTGACTCTTCGGTGTCACTATCGTCATAGGTTTAACAATTTCATGCTATACAAAGAAGACAGAATCCACATTCCCATCTTCCATGGCAGAATATTCCAGGAGAGCTTCAACATGAGCCCTGTGACCACAGCACATGCAGGGAACTACACATGTCGGGGTTCACACCCACACTCCCCCACTGGGTGGTCGGCACCCAGCAACCCCGTGGTGATCATGGTCACAG GAAACCACAGAAAACCTTCCCTCCTGGCCCACCCAGGTCCCCTGGTGAAATCAGGAGAGAGAGTCATCCTGCAATGTTGGTCAGATATCATGTTTGAGCACTTCTTTCTGCACAAAGAGGGGATCTCTAAGGACCCCTCACGCCTCGTTGGACAGATCCATGATGGGGTCTCCAAGGCCAATTTCTCCATCGGTCCCATGATGCTTGCCCTTGCAGGGACCTACAGATGCTACGGTTCTGTTACTCACACCTCCTATCAGTTGTCAGCTCCCAGTGATCCCCTGGACATCGTGGTCACAG GTCCATATGAGAAACCTTCTCTCTCAGCCCAGCCGGGCCCCAAGGTTCAGGCAGGAGAGAGCGTGACCTTGTCCTGTAGCTCCCGGAGCTCCTATGACATGTACCATCTATCCAGGGAGGGGGGAGCCCATGAACGTAGGCTCCCTGCAGTGCGCAAGGTCAacagaacattccaggcagattTCCCTCTGGGCCCTGCCACCCACGGAGGGACCTACAGATGCTTTGGCTCTTTCCGTCACTCTCCCTACGAGTTGTCAGACCCGAGTGACCCACTGCTTGTTTCTGTCACAG GAAACCCTTCAAGTAGTTGGCCTTCACCCACAGAACCAAGCTCCAAATCTG GTAACCCCAGACACCTGCACATTCTGATTGGGACCTCAGTGGTCATCatcctcttcatcctcctcctcttctttctccttcatctCTGGTGCTCCAACAAAAAAA ATGCTGCTGTAATGGACCAAGAGCCTGCAGGGAACAGAACAGCCAACAGCGAG GACTCTGATGAACAAGACCCTGAGGAGGTGACATACGCACAGTTGGATCACTGCGTTTTCACACAGAGAAAAATCACTCGCCCTTCTCAGAGGCCCAAGACACCCCCTACAGATACCATCTTGTACACGGAACTTCCAAATGCTAAGCCCAGATCCAAAGTTGTCTCCTGCCCATGA